A window of Gasterosteus aculeatus chromosome 9, fGasAcu3.hap1.1, whole genome shotgun sequence contains these coding sequences:
- the pdia2 gene encoding protein disulfide-isomerase A2, whose amino-acid sequence MRTHTLLTLALLGLLLWAPRTRADDQDAPEPEDSDEDAPKPEDSDEDAPEPEDSDEDAPEPEDTQGDSSEEDGEAEVPPKKEKTTEIEEEKDVMVLHINNFDRALSENRYLLVKFYVPWCGHCKKLEPIYAEAAGKLKEEGSEIRLAQVEATEEMELSTEFEIQGYPVLKLFMDGDRKKPIEFTGKRTSEGIIRWLERRAGPGAPLLDSADSAARFIEAHNITVIGFFHNPESEAVKVFKEVALDLADTEFALSASPEVFQKYEVKANSVVLFKKFDEGRADFPLSDDGELNPQNLTAFINQNSLELIIPFSQENAPLIFSSGVHLHCLLFINSSVESQTVLVHQSRPIAKELRGKMLFVRIDVSSALSNVLNYFGVSEKDAPTVRLINMETEKKFSIAADDLTLDSLRRLCQDVVAGTAKPYYRTEEIPEDWDKEPVKVLVGKNFESVATDPTKNVFVEFYAPWCGHCKELTPIWEQLAEKYADRDDIIIAKIDATANEVESLTISGFPTLKYFPADGKEVVDYTGKRDLETMSKFLDNGGVLPPAESQEEEDFDDEDDDTGDEEAPDSAEVPTNTTSKDEL is encoded by the exons ATGAGGACGCACACCCTATTGACGCTGGCTCTGCTGGGCCTGCTGCTGTGGGCCCCCCGCACCCGGGCCGACGACCAGGACGCCCCCGAACCCGAGGACAGCGACGAGGACGCCCCTAAACCAGAGGACAGCGACGAGGACGCCCCCGAACCCGAGGACAGCGACGAGGACGCCCCCGAACCCGAGGACACACAGGGAGACTCATCGGAGGAGGACGGCGAGGCCGAGGTGCCaccaaaaaaggagaaaacaacagagatagaggaggagaaggatgtGATGGTTCTCCACATCAACAACTTTGACAGAGCGCTCAGCGAGAATCGATATCTGCTGGTTAAATTCT atgttcCCTGGTGTGGCCACTGCAAAAAGCTGGAGCCCATTTACGCCGAGGCTGCTGGGAAGTTGAAGGAGGAGGGGTCGGAGATCCGTTTGGCCCAAGTGGAGGCCACGGAGGAGATGGAGCTGTCCACGGAGTTCGAAATCCAAGGCTATCCTGTTCTGAAACTGTTCATGGACGGAGACCGAAAGAAGCCCATCGAATTcactg gtaAGAGGACATCAGAGGGAATAATCCGGTGGTTGGAGCGTCGCGCCGGCCCCGGTGCTCCGCTGCTCGACTCCGCAGACTCTGCAGCTCGGTTCATCGAGGCCCATAACATCACTGTTATAGGATTCTTCCAT AATCCGGAGAGCGAGGCGGTCAAGGTGTTCAAGGAGGTGGCTTTGGACCTCGCCGACACAGAGTTCGCTCTGTCAGCGAGTCCGGAGGTTTTCCAGAAGTACGAAGTCAAAGCCAACTCAGTGGTGCTCTTCAAAAAG TTTGACGAAGGAAGAGCAGACTTTCCGCTCTCAGACGACGGGGAGCTGAACCCACAAAATCTGACCGCCTTCATCAACCAAAACAGCCTGGAGCTGATCATCCCGTTCAGCCaggag aatgCACCGCTGATCTTCTCCTCGGGCGTCCATCTGCACTGCCTGCTGTTCATCAACTCCTCCGTGGAGAGTCAGACCGTCCTGGTGCACCAATCCAGGCCCATCGCCAAAGAGCTCAGGGGAAag ATGCTGTTCGTGAGGATCGACGTGTCTTCAGCTTTGTCCAACGTGCTCAATTACTTCGGCGTGTCCGAGAAAGACGCCCCCACCGTGCGCCTCATCAACATGGAAACGGAGAAGAAGTTCAGCATCGCTGCGGACGACCTCACCTTGGATTCACTCAGGCGGTTGTGCCAGGACGTCGTTGCCGGCACGGCAAAG CCTTACTATCGTACGGAGGAGATCCCAGAGGACTGGGACAAAGAACCAGTCAAAGTCCTGGTGGGAAAGAACTTTGAGTCCGTCGCTACGGACCCGACCAAAAACGTCTTTGTGGAGTTCT atgctCCATGGTGTGGACACTGTAAGGAACTGACCCCCATCTGGGAACAGCTGGCCGAAAAGTACGCCGAccgcgatgacatcatcattgcCAAGATAGATGCCACGGCCAACGAGGTGGAGTCTTTAACCATCTCGGGGTTCCCGACCCTCAAATACTTCCCGGCGGATGGCAAAGAG GTGGTGGACTACACTGGGAAGAGGGATCTGGAGACCATGTCCAAGTTCCTGGACAATGGAGGAGTGTTGCCCCCGGCTGAaagccaggaggaggaggactttgaCGACGAAGATGACGACACCGGTGACGAG GAGGCTCCTGATTCTGCAGAGGTACCGACCAACACGACGTCTAAAGACGAGCTGTga
- the LOC120824922 gene encoding lipopolysaccharide-induced tumor necrosis factor-alpha factor homolog, producing MEPPSYEEASLHPSAFNVPPPPYYHGPQHSPPTPPPTYGEAVSTRQDPFPVLTLPTAQTSRNHGTVIHPITQIGAVRHGGSRRPQPAAAAVVVTQPAPVPVSVRHLGDIPALVRCPHCNRVVTTVVKHVPGMSAWSLCVFLALMGLICGFCLIPFMVQSLQDVHHYCPECKNRLHVHQR from the exons ATGGAACCCCCTTCGTACGAGGAGGCAAGTCTACACCCTTCAGCCTTCaacgtcccccctcccccctactaCCACGGCCCCCAGCACTCCCCCCCAACACCTCCTCCCACCTACGGTGAAGCAG tCTCAACCCGGCAGGATCCTTTCCCCGTGTTGACTTTGCCGACTGCTCAGACGTCACGAAACCACGGAACCGTGATCCATCCCATCACACAAA TCGGTGCGGTGCGGCACGGCGGCAGCAGACGACCtcagccggcggcggcggcggtggtggtgaCGCAGCCGGCGCCCGTCCCCGTCTCGGTGAGACACCTGGGAGACATCCCTGCCCTGGTACGCTGCCCGCACTGCAACAGAGTCGTCACCACTGTGGTCAAACACGTGCCCGGGATGAGCGCCTGGTCTTTGTGCGTTTTTCTGGCATTGATGGg GTTGATCTGTGGTTTCTGTCTGATTCCGTTCATGGTGCAAAGTCTGCAAGATGTTCATCATTACTGCCCAGAGTGTAAAAACCGCCTGCACGTACATCAAAGGTGA
- the LOC120824919 gene encoding protein disulfide-isomerase produces the protein MKTLRLLGLTAFCLCAFVAADKRPERQAEDKPSPEDGDVLQLKKGNFNRTLRKNKQLLVHFYVPLSGEGHRISAAFEGAAAELQGSEVKLAVVDVAKEKDLAKELNVTGLATIRLYLAGDKHNPVTCPAPHTSASILAWLKRRAGSAADLIADLSQSESSEELTVVGFFKELDHEYVQVFYDAAVDLPDVNFAVTQNNEVITKYGLTHDVVLLLKQSKLIQAYKMTPQTSKEMLIVFITVYQMDPVTEYTGQTATQILSSPVLNHALLFVNKSSAAFKEIHSAFNGAAESYRLKILFVWVDVDEPRNGRMMEYFRVRSFEAPLIRLVNLTDHVTYHLPSDTLDVHTIKAFCQSYLEGEAKPKMQSQPIPEGWDQRPVKELVGMTLEKVGFNPDKTVFVLFYLPYSAASRALFPLWEELAEALKGREDVVVARIDASANDINMSVQGGYPSLCLFPALYAERVVVYTGKREVKDLLKFVDKEMKKAKKYRVTEDEDRRKYIEAAKAEEAKKANQSKDEL, from the exons ATGAAGACGCTGCGGCTGCTCGGCCTGACGGCCTTTTGTCTCTGCGCGTTTGTCGCCGCCGACAAGCGGCCCGAGCGACAGGCGGAGGACAAGCCGTCCCCCGAGGACGGAGACGTTTTACAgctgaaaaaaggaaacttcAACAGGACGCTGAGAAAGAATAAGCAGCTGCTGGTGCACTTCT ACGTGCCTCTGTCTGGAGAAGGCCATCGTATCTCGGCCGCGTTCGAGGGCGCCGCCGCCGAGcttcaggggtcagaggtcaaactgGCTGTGGTCGATGTGGCGAAGGAGAAAGACCTGGCCAAAGAACTCAACGTGACAGGCCTCGCCACGATCAGACTTTACCTCgctggagacaaacacaacCCTGTGACTTGTCCCG CTCCTCACACCTCGGCTTCCATCTTAGCCTGGCTGAAAAGGAGAGCGGGCTCCGCCGCTGACCTCATCGCCGATCTCAGCCAATCGGAGTCCTCCGAGGAGCTGACGGTGGTTGGCTTCTTTAAG GAGCTGGACCACGAGTATGTCCAGGTGTTCTACGATGCGGCGGTGGACCTTCCTGATGTTAACTTTGCTGTGACACAGAACAATGAAGTGATCACCAAATATGGCCTAACACACGATGTTGTGCTGCTGTTGAAACAG TCTAAGCTCATCCAGGCTTACAAAATGACGCCTCAGACATCTAAAGAGATGCTGATCGTCTTTATCACCGTCTACCAGATGGACCCGGTCACAGAGTACACGGGGCAG ACAGCCACTCAGATATTAAGCTCGCCTGTGTTGAACCACGCGCTGCTGTTTGTCAACAAAAGCTCTGCGGCCTTCAAGGAGATCCACTCTGCTTTCAACGGTGCCGCCGAATCCTACAGGTTGAAG attttgtttgtgtgggtggaCGTGGACGAGCCTCGGAACGGCAGGATGATGGAGTACTTCCGGGTTCGGAGCTTCGAGGCTCCTCTGATCCGGCTGGTCAACCTGACGGACCACGTGACCTATCACCTGCCCTCCGACACGCTGGATGTGCACACCATAAAAGCATTCTGCCAGTCCTACCTGGAGGGCGAGGCCAAG CCCAAGATGCAGAGCCAGCCGATACCTGAAGGATGGGACCAACGGCCGGTGAAGGAGCTGGTGGGAATGACTCTGGAGAAAGTCGGcttcaaccccgacaagacggTTTTTGTCCTGTTCT ACCTCCCCTACAGTGCGGCGTCCCGGGCTCTGTTTCCACTGTGGGAGGAGCTGGCCGAGGCTTTGAAGGGTCGAGAGGACGTGGTCGTGGCTCGCATCGACGCCTCCGCCAATGACATCAACATGTCGGTGCAGGGCGGATACCCGTCGCTCTGCCTGTTCCCCGCTCTGTACGCTGAGAGG GTTGTGGTTTATACCGGTAAAAGGGAGGTGAAGGATCTGCTGAAGTTTGTGGACAAAGAGatgaagaaagcaaaaaaatacagagtcACG GAGGATGAAGACAGGAGGAAGTACATCGAGGCTGCAAAAGCTGAAGAGGCAAAAAAAGCCAACCAAAGCAAAGATGAGCTttga
- the LOC120824921 gene encoding synaptogyrin-1-like isoform X2 produces the protein MERAGAYGAAKAGGVAFDPVAFFTHPRTILRLMSWVFSIVVFGCIINEGYINIGSERLLCVFNNNADACNYGVTVGVACFLGSIFFLILDIYFPSISSVKDRRRAVMLDLAFSGLASFLWFVGFCFLANQWQATSPDELPLAQGSDAARATITFCFFSILTWGYQCVPVMSTLKNISFMEDKQRLLHRAPAASL, from the exons ATGGAGCGAGCGGGAGCGTACGGCGCCGCGAAGGCCGGCGGCGTCGCCTTCGATCCCGTCGCCTTCTTCACTCACCCGCGGACCATCCTCAGGCTGATGTCGTGG GTTTTCTCCATAGTGGTGTTCGGCTGCATCATCAACGAGGGCTACATCAACATCGGCAGCGAGCGTTTGCTGTGCGTCTTCAACAACAACGCCGACGCCTGTAACTATGGCGTCACCGTGGGCGTGGCCTGTTTCCTGGGAAGCATCTTTTTCCTGATCCTGGACATTTATTTCCCGTCCATCAGCAGCGTCAAGGACAGGAGACGGGCTGTAATGCTGGACCTCGCCTTCTCTG GTCTCGCGAGCTTCCTGTGGTTCGTTGGATTCTGTTTTCTGGCCAATCAGTGGCAGGCGACCTCGCCAGACGAGCTGCCGTTGGCCCAAGGCTCAGACGCCGCGAGAGCCACCATcaccttctgcttcttctccatcctgacctgg GGTTATCAGTGTGTGCCGGTAATGAGCACGTTAAAGAACATTTCCTTCATGGAGGACAAGCAAAGGCTCTTACACAGAGCACCTGCAGCCTCGCTTtag
- the LOC120824921 gene encoding synaptogyrin-3-like isoform X1 produces the protein MERAGAYGAAKAGGVAFDPVAFFTHPRTILRLMSWVFSIVVFGCIINEGYINIGSERLLCVFNNNADACNYGVTVGVACFLGSIFFLILDIYFPSISSVKDRRRAVMLDLAFSGLASFLWFVGFCFLANQWQATSPDELPLAQGSDAARATITFCFFSILTWVVLTLSALRRFLTGSNRNLFTWQHMDPPLGSARATPYPIANGATIVTTNPYQAPPFTETLDPQKLTQQRPVAPVL, from the exons ATGGAGCGAGCGGGAGCGTACGGCGCCGCGAAGGCCGGCGGCGTCGCCTTCGATCCCGTCGCCTTCTTCACTCACCCGCGGACCATCCTCAGGCTGATGTCGTGG GTTTTCTCCATAGTGGTGTTCGGCTGCATCATCAACGAGGGCTACATCAACATCGGCAGCGAGCGTTTGCTGTGCGTCTTCAACAACAACGCCGACGCCTGTAACTATGGCGTCACCGTGGGCGTGGCCTGTTTCCTGGGAAGCATCTTTTTCCTGATCCTGGACATTTATTTCCCGTCCATCAGCAGCGTCAAGGACAGGAGACGGGCTGTAATGCTGGACCTCGCCTTCTCTG GTCTCGCGAGCTTCCTGTGGTTCGTTGGATTCTGTTTTCTGGCCAATCAGTGGCAGGCGACCTCGCCAGACGAGCTGCCGTTGGCCCAAGGCTCAGACGCCGCGAGAGCCACCATcaccttctgcttcttctccatcctgacctgg GTTGTGCTGACGCTGAGTGCACTGCGCCGCTTCTTAACGGGCAGCAACAGAAACTTGTTCACATGGCAACACATGGATCCTCCCCTCGGCAGTGCCAGAGCGACGCCGTACCCCATCGCCAACGGGGCCACCATCGTGACCACCAACCCCTACCAAGCGCCCCCCTTCACTGAAACCCTGGACCCCCAGAAGCTCACGCAGCAGAGACCCGTGGCTCCTGTCCTCTAG